The DNA sequence aaatgtattacgTTTGTCCAATTTATTTCTGACAGGCACGAGAAGCAAATTCTTCTCTTACCCGGTACATGagcagaacacttttctatttattttcaaGTAACATCTCTTTAAACTGTAATTACTATAATAAACTGTACTCTTTATCAGCACACGGTGACCTAATTTAAGAGATAATTATGCAACACCATCTGCATTTTAGATACTTTTTATATAGCAATGTTTCAAGCATTGGAATTTAGTGCTTATTACCACATACAACAGCAAAGATATGCAGACATAAATGTGTTCTTTTCAGCTTATGTTGGACATGACAAAATTGAGGCTAAATTAGGACACTGGAATTATCAAATGCATGTCAAAGGTTGGGATAATGAGTGTTCAGGGTCACCTGTCAGACAGAAATAACTTTCATACATTTGGCAGAAATGTTGAATTCTGAAGGAGACTGTCTTACCCTACCTTGGTTAATCTCTGCCCGAGAGGGGTTCGAGTTCTTCTTCTGCTGAGCATTCTTGGCTAGGAGGGTGTGTTTGTCGTCATTCCCAATGTCGGGCTCGGAGATAGTAACAGAAAGAATTCTGCAGAAGTTGGCAAGTTGCTGCTGGTCAAAGCTCTGGACCAGGCTGGGCAGGTTGGGAATATCCTCCAGCTGGATTATCTCCTTTAATATGGAAGAAAATATTCAGGTGTTGTGATAAAACCagtgttttggtgtttttgGACAGTAGTTTAGGAATTATGAGTAATAAGACAAAACTGACATCCTGCAAAGAATACGCATGCACAGCAGTTCTCTACAACTTTTAATATTGAGGACTGTAATCTCTCTGCAAGTCAGCAGAATTTTGATTTAACATGCCATTTTCTAGGTAAATGTTATATCGGAACACCAGAAGGCACAATAAAGACTATCCTACCTTTCCAAAGACAGAAACAGTcacgttttaaaaagaaaagcttttcaAAAAAGCACTGAAGAATTTATTCAAAAGATAACACTTTTTAAGATAAATCATAGTACAGAGTTCCTGAAGACCTGATTTACGGATAACCACAGATCTCACTTTATAGTTCATTCACGTATTGCACttaatttaaatattctatGAGTTCATGTTGATTTACTCACCTTTTTAACTCCTAGAATGTCTTCTATTAGTGTGGCAGTTTGcagaaatgttttcttattCGTCATCAACGAAAACAGGAACAGGACAAAGTCACTCCTGGCAGCCAGGGTTTTGGTGACTCCCTCCGTCTACAAGAAAAGGCACACTTGATTTCTAACTAATATTAACTATATGCATGTAATTTTCATGCTTTTATTAGCACAGATCTAGAACCACAAGCTTTCTGTAAAGCCCTAATCTCCATTTATGAAAACAGTAAAAGCGTTACAACCGACATGCTGCAGTTTCTGTGGCTACTATATAGTACTTCATATTCTGCATCTTTCAGAAATTATTCCAAAATTTCACAAACCATTGCGATACCGAGGTAAAATCCAAACAGCCCACCAATAGTATTTTCAGAAGGACTACTTACACATATGCAACAGTTGTACAAAACACTCAGACAATCCTTAACAAAGTCATCACTCactgcaaatacaaaaaaaaaaaggttaatgcaaaaaaaaatgcagacattAAGAAAGCTAATGCAAGAAAAAGTTTAACTATCGTTAAGGAACTGACTGTTTTGTTATGCGCAAACATTTGCACCCTAAACTGTAAACAATATACTAAAAGAaccagtttaaaaatgttttggcaCTATGTAATACACTTAAaactcaatttaaaaataaaaattatattgcAAATATAAAGAGCTAATGCGTGATGAATAGATAATACACAAAATTCGCTTTCTGTCACTTACTTTTTGGTTTCTTCTTCTGCGTTGTAAGCGTGGGCCTCATTAGGATTTCCACTAACAACTGAGGACAGAAGAATTTGTGCataacattacatttaaaaaactaatGTTTCAGAACTTGTCAAGTGCTGTAAAAGCACAGGCTAAAAATTGGCACAACTAAGCATcccactgaaactaaaaatGTCAATACTTACGTGAACTCCACCGAACAGATCAAAGGTATACGTGTTAGGAAAGGTTGATTCTTGAGCAGTCTTCCTGTCCTCCGTTACAAATGTCATAGCTTCCATTGAAAGCAAGGAGGACATTTcctgcaaaataaaatgtacaacttatACAGCAACTGAAAAAACAGTGTTTATGAAAAGCATAACTACAAGTTATACTGGTGCAAATCACAAAAGACGTGGAGATCACTGCCAAAGAGACATACAGGGGTCATCACAAAGCAAAGGAAGGCATTTTATTCCAGAAATTCCAGATGGAATCTGTAAAAAGATTGGGACAATATTAAACATAAGaacgcattaaaaaaaaagaggacattCAGCTCATCTTGACCATTTGGCTGATCGCAGCTAAATTATCTGAGGACCTCATCCAGCCACTTCTTGGAAGAAGCCAAGGTTCTGGCTTTGGCAACAGAGCTgagtagtttgttccagactcccacagcccaaagacaccCATTGGCTAAAAAAGCActatacaaatgcaagaaatAGTTATGATTATATATGCAGATAATAATTTCAGTTAATAGACGACATATcatttcagaaaatgtcaaatattAGTCACACATTCACCAAAAGCAGATATCCAGCTGAAATTGATAGCCATCAAGAAGCAGAATTCACTTAATTGATCTATTGAGTGCTTTTTAGGAACAGGTGATTTAGAGCACTTATATAAGTTACTGGATCAGGGCTCTCCAGGTACAAGGCTTGAGATTCTTGACCTAAACCACAGGTGCCAGAACCCAAGATTTTAAAGCCCTTTAtaactaaaatatatatatgaagGTGTTGTATGAGCACAATTGCTACCAAGTTCATATTTGTGCTAAAGGAGTCTACAATGCTGTCCCAACCCTAGCTGTCAATTTACATTAAAGATAGTTTGACTTCAGCCTGAATGGCTATAATAAACCTTAGTGACTCAAGTGTTCTTTACTTTATTTGACACCCTCCCTTAACTAAAAGAGAAGGTGTGTGGAGATGCTGTACCTTCAGTACACCATGGGTCTGCAACAGGTCGCTGTTGGGATGACTGCTTTCATACAATTTCTGCAGCAGAACTGGGATACCATGCCACTTGGATTTCTTATCCCTTTCTTGTAACAATGCCTCAGGGAGCTGAAAAAAAGAGAGGACATTTTCATTAGCCTTTATTCTTTGTTCTTCGCTTTCTTTCGTTAAACACTTCTGCTGACATCAAACCCAACTATGACGATCCATCacacagaacacaaagctgtagCAGGAGAGACCTTCAATATTTTAGGTGTTTCGGACATCATTCTACCCATAGAACCGAAACTAGCAGCTAAAATGTCTCTGCTTTTCTACAAAATATCAAGTAGGACTTCCTCAGACAGACTAGTCAGTGTTCTGACAGTGGATGGGTTGCTCTGTGGACCTTGGCATCAGATGTGGGTGAAAACTGGAACTGGTGTGTGGAAAGAAACACTGCATTACTGAGCTGCCATAGGTGACATTTGGAAAAGTGTGAGCTTGCAGATGCTATTTAGATTTTGTCCAGACTTTGTGATTTTCCAGTCACAGTAGAGAACATACAGCTTTTTTAGAAGGCAATCAACGTTTCCTCCAAAAAgcccttcaaaaaaaaaaccaaaagcaaaaaaaaaaaagatacaagagGACAATAGTCAAACTTTCCACTGGCTAGGCAATAGCAAGTGTAGCACCATGCCTTTATTCAGCTGTTACCAACATTAAATCTTGTTGTAATATTGTATCAGAATGATCAACATACAGAACAAACAGAAGAAGTACAACCTAATATACACAAACAGATCGATGCCAAAGACCAATTATTCCATTGGTAGCAGCATACAAAAGTACAACTGTTTTATGTGACTAATATTCTATACTTCTGGCTACAGTCAACTGCCAAATCTTTGATTCATCAAGATAAAAGACCTTTTACAAGCATCAACCCTTTTGTGGTTTTAGATGTTTTCCATGCTCAAGacagtaacaataataaaacaccAGAAAACAGGTAGAATGTTCATCTatctattcatccattttctaagtgctttatTCAACACAGGGTCACAAGGCAGCCAGAGCCTAACCTAGCCAGCAATGGGCACGAGTCAgggtacaccctagacaggGCTGGATGCCAGTGAATCACAGGATACACATAAACAGACAAACGCACCAACTCAgaaccagaagccaattaacctaccagtatttggactgtggaaggaaacctgagcacctagaggaaatgCATGCACACaaagggagaatatacaaatgccacacagatagcaccccaggagttAAATCCAGGATCCCAGCGCTCCAAAGCTAATCACTGCACTATCAGTTTCCACCTCAGTACCTgcctgaacttttatcgccctactgcccacctcacaacctttgctcttctaattttggtctcctaactgtccaccaagcccatctacactctatgggtgacagggccttctcctgtcaTGCCCCCAAGATCCGGAagtctctccccaaggatattcAGAGAGTCAcattctctaaactccttcaaatccagactcaaaaccttcttctttagaagagcctttacttaactgactCCATTCTTTatccctctgctcctactatacttagtaccaccatccatggtctcctctgtgtattgtaattgtgttttatcttgtgtattctttttattcattgttattctgtaaagcgctttgagaagccacctttaaaggtgatatataaaataaagttttttattatttaattacagaaactacattgtgttattaaaatgataaaatcacACTCATACCTAAGTCACcattgtaatactgtacattgcttaTACACTTAAATGTATATAAACACAATATATAAACTGTAACaacaagctgtaaacagcatCTCCTTAGCTTGTAACAACACTACTTGGTTCCTGGTTTTCCACCCTGTAATAAAAATTATACTGCTTCTCAATCCTGATTAAAACCACTTATCATTCTGGCTTGCTGGACCTTTTGATAATCTATTTAAGAGTTGCACAAGGTACGTCAGAGCTGTATTCAAACTTCTGAAAACATGACAGCTGAGGCTCTGATGTTGATCTATGCAAAGAATTAGCTGGctgacaaacaaaaaaaaaacaaacagatctaGCCAAAATATAATCATATATTGAACCGAGTgaatgctatacagtatgttttgaggACCCAGTGCTGTACTATACATAACATGACCAGCAAAGCTACAGGAAGTAGGCTGCTGAATGTattgttttgctttcatttcTCTTCTGATATGGAATTGTCCTAAAGTGCAAATTTGCAGCCCCCACCAAGAGCAAATACAGTGAAGATTCAGCATTTGTTGATTTATTCCTTTGCAACAACTGAAATTTCACGATGTCAGCTCACTTCATTTGCAGTCCCGTTCAACACTGTAAAGTTATATTCTGTAGTGGATGCATCCTGCCATAATGCTCAACACTGCATATAAGAGGTGACCAGGAAATTCAGAGCAGACTTGTGAATGTGAAATGCATCTTCACCAATGTCTGGGTTGAGGTCTTCTTCCAAGGACAGAATTACAGCATAGCAGAGCCGAATTACTATGATTTTAACACGTTCACAAAGGAGTACTTTGTATTATTCTAACGTCTTCCAAACAACggcaaaaataattttgtataaaACATCACATACCATGCGTGAGCCAAACACCACCATCCCCAACATTTACTTTTCTTGTACTAAACATGCATTTAAGAAGATGGGTATTTCATGGTTATATAAAGCTCTTCTCGGAAAACAGCAAGACCACAGCCAGCATCCCAGGTGTGTGATCGTATGGGTTTGCTCCACTGATACCAAGACCTGCTGAAAACCAAAAAGCTAAGGAGTGCCTTTAAGATTCAGATTTTTGTTGCTGAAGGTTTCCAAAATTGTAAGTGCTCTGGATGCTGCGTTTCTTAAATGCTTCATAAAAGCCACGTCGATTGTTTCGGCCTCAAAGCATGGAGAAAAAGACTATCCTCCTCTTCAATCACAtgtatttaagttttaaaaacaaaacatgggattagaaacagaaataattCACTCGCGTTCCTTCTATACCGATTACAAAACAACCACCTCGCCCTAGTACAAGCTGAATGTAACGTTTCCTGGAACACAACGTTTTAGATAAAAGCaaagcaacatttaaaaatttaCATTGCAAAACTGTTAGACCAGGTGATAGAACAGCCTTACTTTCAAGCAATGTTAAAAAACGAGGTAAGACATTGCATTTTTACAACTGAGACACTAAGGGGAACGTCAACActtttcaatgtacagtacacttttaAAACTAAAGATTTCAAAAAACTAAAGATTTTTGCAACCGAAAAGGCTATGAAGATTTCCGTCCTGCTTCTCGGTATTCGATGTTACAATTTAAGATGTGACTTTTGCACATTTGTTGGGAACCAACCTATCAACAAAGATTTATACAAAACTTCTGTTTTACACAGATCGAATcgctttaaaacatttaaattgcttTAATCGTTGCAACGCAGGGAAGCGATAATTATTTGCATGGATCAGCGGCACTGGTATTCCTTCAGGGAATTTTAAGACCATAGACGAGCAGAAAAGACTGTAATTTAATATGATTCACAGATCATACCCGTTATTGTTCATTTCTTCCAGCCGACCCGTCTTTGTAACTGTCTCAACCGCCTAAACTGCACATTTTCCATTTCTCACGTATTGTCTGAATCGTTAAACGTCGCTTTATCGATATGGTAAATTACTCGTCAACAAAGACTATAAAACTATACACAATTTTACATCACACACTATTGTTTAGAGCCAtgcaatatacatttttttcattgcggAAGAGTGGGCAACTGCTCACAATACGATTTTCTGCCAGTAAAAACGGGGTAACAATATCCCGATAATAAAGCCATCTGAATATCCCCCACCGCCGGGATGGTTTCCTTTATCCCGGTTCAGATGTTAACTTTGGTCCCAGGCTCACCGTGGCCTAAGCGTCTTTCTTCCCGGAACGGTCAGCAAGCGGGAAAGCCCCAGAGTGTTTTACCTGTGTTCCTCGGCTCATCCCCCGTCCTGTAATCTGGGCCTGTCTGATTCTAGTAAGAATATTCCCATTCCGGCTCTTTCGGGTACCCCATGTCCGAGGGGACTCGGACCCCAACGACGTCGCCATTacttcttcttcctcctcttcctgaATCGTTCTAAACAGGAAGGTGCGGGTCGTCCCTTCGATAAATCGAGCCCGGCGCGCACAGCGCCACCTACCTGGAAGGCCTGGGCAGTAGTACAAAAACTGTAGGTGGTAAAAATCTGCATAGATGCCTTGCATTCCCTCAAACCTCCAAAATTTGGAATTAGTCCAGCACATATATTCCTCCACCCCACCATATTACTGGCTAGTGTTAAGGGCTGCGTTTTGTCAAGAACATGATGACCTGGTGCAGGCAAATGCCAAACCTGTACTCGTGAAGTGCAAGTCTAAATTAGGTCCGAGTTAAAACAGTGCTGTTCCCAAGACAGAAAACAGCCAAAGCCATCAGAAATAATGTAGGAATTCTGTTTTAACACATTGTAAAGGCAACTGTTAGAGAATTATACCTACCAGGCCGGGAGTTATTTGGTCAAACAGATCTTGAAGCAGGCCTAAAAAGTGTCTCTGTAGCAGGCTATGTGCAACTCTCAAATGGCAAAGTGCACAATAATAATAGCATGCTAAATTAATAAATAGATTAAAGTCACATTAGAAGACAATCACTTATCAAGATCAATAACATGATGTCTGTCCATCATTAAAAGAGACATCAAGAGATTAATTATTACAAGATTGGTTTGCTTTAAGCCATGCTTTCACTTCTGTTTGATTGATTATAGATGATTGTTTTATGCTAGATGTTCTAACTGAAAATGCTTATTAACCAATTTCAGTGGCTTTATCACCTATAACAGAGGCTCTTGTGTTTCTAATATTGTCAAAGCAGAGTGATATAAAGCATTTCAAAGGAGGGAGGACAAGATCATTTATGATTCTAAAAAACAGCCAGGCATTTGCCAAGTACAAGAAATTATCAAATGAtagattatattttttaattatgtggCAATGGTGATGATGAGTCTGAAACAGGTTTGAGTGCAATGAAAGTTTCCATCAGTGGAGCAGTTCCCCGGACAATGAAAGTTTGAATTTGGTGAATAAAATGGAAGTCAGATAGCCTCTGTGGAACTATGCATTATGCAGGACACCATTTCATCACATATTAACAGTATCTACTAATACCATAAAAGCAACTAATAGCAGTTGGTTTAAGTGGCTGTATTTTGCCCAACACTGATGGCATGTTGTGAGCAGGAAAATTGTTGCAGCATCTTGTAAGGAAGAAATCAGTACACTTTGGTTGGCTGTTAATGAAATCAGCTAAGTTTAAATTCAATTGGTGCAGTAGTACTCAGGACAGAGGGAGTCAGGGTTACGAGAACTACATTGAGTGCATGTGGCCAAGTGGTTATACATGTAGGAATTACAGTGTCAATTATATTCTAGCTGACATTACTTAACACTAACCTTAAAATTTCTGAAAATTGTCACACCAAAATCCTATCTACCTCGAGACATCTAAGAAATGTCCTTCTTGAAGCCTTTATGTTTTTGATTTCATAAATGGCAATTAAATATCTCAAGAGTGATATTAGCAGATAATTCAAAAATATATCTGAGTGTACTATagaaactaaatttaaaaaaatattcaatttgtgtttaattttaaaaggctagaatatactgtatttcctgtGTATTTAAATTCTTTATGCACAATGGCGATCCAATAGGTTTAAAATAGATGAGAACATTAGGTATTCATTTAGGTGCATCGAGTTACAAATGGACATTTACAACATTCTCCTCTGGGGACCCCTCCCGTAAACAACCCAGGTTAAcagatttattaatttattaaagaaaactgGTGAAACATCACCAAGAATAAAACTGGGACACTCCGGCATTcgaaataaataaaaccatttaTTCTCAGCAATGAAAACAGCCCTGTCACGTGGTGTCGGTGAACACCTGGCCCAGTATGGAGAGCTTGGAGGTGAAGGGCTGCATGGGGCAGGTGAGGATCGGGGCTTTCCTCCTCTCCCCGTGCTTGAGCGCGATGCTCTCGGAAAAGGCCTGTCCCTTCGGCTCGCCGCCCTCCGGCTCTCCGCGGGCGGCGCCGGCCGGGCCGGGCGGCTGGGTCAGGCCCAGGAGgagctcctgcagctcctgctgCTCCGCCAGAGCCCGGCTGCAGCAGTGCAGGGCCGCAGGGTCCAGCGGGTGAGCCTCGGTATTGAAGACATACCCGCCGGCCCCCAGGACGCACTCTCCCCAGGGCCCACTCACGATGTCAAACTCGGAGCCGGTGTTGTGCAGGAAGTTGTCGGGATCAAAGAGCAGATAGAGGTACTTGACTGTCTCAGCCAGGAAGAAGGACTCCATCCGATTATCCAGCTTGTGATCTCTGACATCTTTTACCTAGGAacaatatataatgtatacataACTGGTATCACCTAAGATGTACGGAATTACTATTTGGCAGCTTTAAAACTAGATGATAAAAGACCCAAACATGATCTGTCTTAAATTGAAACATCTTAGTCTATCCAGAAGTACCAAGGTTAAAACAGATTTGTCCAGAATCAAAGATTCAGATGCAccgttaattaattaaaaaatattaaaatgaaaattaaaaatattaactacCCGAGTAAGATAGACAATTAACTCAAGATACAATCCATATTCCAATGACCTAAGTGAGGGCACAGCCCTGTTGggactacattccccagaacCCTCTGGGAAAATGAACCACTGCTCTCAGTTGCCTTATCAGATGCTCAAAAAAGCAGGAAGCAGACACTCTCTGAGTCAGTCACTGAGATGTCTGTCGTCTGAAAAGCAGAAGGCAGGACCTCTCTGTGCACCATTCACAGGAGGGAGAAGGAGTGACTCAAAaagcttctgcttcctgcttcttaAAGTCAACTGACCAACCGTCTTCAAGCATCAGGTCAGGAGACTGAGAGCAGCAGCTCACTTCCACAGAGGTTTCTGGGGAATGTTGTCCCGACAGAGCTGTGAtctcataaataaataataaatactacTCCTACAATGGCACAGCAATTCCGTTTTAAAGATCCATTTCTACTGCTTGTGAAAAGTATTCATATTCACATTTCAAGCATCACAATATGCACAATTTACTTCTAACATAGAaaacaaactgaagaaaaacagtGTTTTTGATAAGGAGCTTGGTTGCAAATGCACCCTGTATTTATTGCGCTTtcctcatttttaaaagaagcagTAGTTCAGAAATATTTCACACAGAGGTTTCTAAATCAAGGCAGTAATCTTTACAATCTGCACTTACAGTGGCAAAGCCACAGCTGACCCGGCTGATCTTCTCAATGGACTCCACCGCGTCCCGGCCCAGCTCGAGCAGGGTGGGGTCCCCTGTGGCCCGGTACAGGTACATGGCACTCTCTATCAGTTCTGGGACACGTGGGGCACATGTTAGGAACCGAAACCGAGCCGAACCCGAAAACACGCACACCGGTTTTTATCAGAAGTCAAATGGCATACTGAAAACCTTAGAAAATGCTTGCCGGCTGCCTTTCAACCTTCTGCTTTTGTCCTCTTTTAAGGAGTACTTGCCTTTAAAATTTCAGCACAGCGCTTCTACAAGTGCACAAAGAAGggtctactactactactatccTTAATAATATCCTTTCtccttatatagtgcttttctgaacactctactcaaagcattttacaggtaatggggactcccctccaccaccaccattgtgtaacacccacctggataatgcaaaggcagccaaagtgcgccagtacgctccccacacacccgctatcagtggggaggagagcagaggccATCTAGgccattaggaggccatgactggtaaaggccaaggcggaaattttgccaggacgctggggttacaccactattcttttcgagaaacacccttgaatttttaatgaccatgggaAGTTAGGTGCTCGGTTTTATATCTCTTCTGAGGGACAGCACCACAGTGTCCtaatcactatactgggacattaggacccagaacaaaccacagggtgagcacttcCTATTggtctcactaacacctcttagcAACtaagctttcccaggaggtctcccatccaggtactggacaGGCTCACACCTGGGTAGCTGCTGGCATATATATAAGTGctactcatatactgtaagtgtagggTGGAACCCACACACCTTCAAAATTCTATAAAGTGCACATTAAACCTGGATAGGTTCTATAGGAAATGTACAAGCACAGTTGTCTACCTGGTCGGAGGGGGTATCCCTCTCTCTTATCCACAGTGTACCCCTGTGGGATGCTGTAGAATTCAGGCAGCCCTCCGAACTGTCTCCACACTGTGTAATAATTGTGAAACGTTTTCATGGCATTATCTATATCGCCGATCAGACTCTGAAACAGAAACACAGGCCAATCAGTAAATACACAGATAGTCTAACCTTACCagcagaactacagtatatccatcaCAGGTTCAATCTGTTAGACGCAGAGCATGTTATTTAAGACGGATTGTAATGCAGGGTTTGTGTATTTGCACTTCATGACAGAGGATGGCGCCAACCTCTAACTTTTGAAATTGTATGTACATACATAAACTGTTAATACTTGTACAGTGCAGCGCAATGCAAATTCTGCCAACACCTTGCCTTGAGTGTAAGACTAAGGTCCTATCTTGACAGAAGGCAAGAAGAATgctgaagtatttaaaaagtTGCCCAAGTATTTCACCTGCAGCCCTGGCCAGAATGCTTCCAGTGACTGAAAGATTGGCATGGACACAGTGCCTCTGTGCATCTGAACCCATAAGTACCAGTCGTCAAACTTGGTGTAGTTTCTGATCGCCTTGTCATACTCTGTAAAGAcacaataagaaaataataactCTGTAGCTAACATTATAAGGACAATGAAGAATGAGAAATGAAATGCTTCCATATAATCACATTAATCTCATCATGTTCAATAAATTTGTGTGTGGACAGCAGATGGAGCTATTATATCCCTTACAATTTGCAAAATAGCTGTCACAATTAAATTGGTACACTGAATAtctcttgaaataaaaaatgaagcagTCATACCTAAAGATGGTGTATGTAAATGTAGCAGCTAAAGGGAGAGGGCTTGAAAGCATCTCACTTGTTAACTTCACAGATGTCAAGCAATCTGGAAACAGGGTGTGACTTCTCACCTGAGAACATAGACATCAGCTCCTCATCTTGCAGCATGATAGCTCCCTTCACCAAGTACTCAAAGTATGAATCCACGCCAGCTCCTATTCCAGCGTCTTGCGCCACCCACTTCGAGGTGACCACATTAATGTGGTTCCCCACCTGAGAAGCACAGACACGCAACACACACATCACTGCACCTCTTGCGAAATGTCCAGAAAGGAGTATCCAAAGGGCCTTTGTTCTCACTGGTTCTGAAAGtttcacaaaacattaaaaatagcaTAATTGCCTATAAACGTTGTTTACTTGGGTGCaacaagagaaaaataaaagagatc is a window from the Lepisosteus oculatus isolate fLepOcu1 chromosome 16, fLepOcu1.hap2, whole genome shotgun sequence genome containing:
- the edem2 gene encoding ER degradation-enhancing alpha-mannosidase-like protein 2 isoform X3, which encodes MFYHAYNSYLDNAFPYDELRPLTCDGQDTWGSFSLTLIDALDTLLILGNNTEFQRVAALLQDTVDFDIDVNASVFETNIRVVGGLLSAHLLSKRAGVEVEPGWPCSGPLLRMAEEAARKLLPAFQTPTGLPYGTVNLLLGVNPTETPVTCTAGAGTFILEFAALSRLTGDPVFEEVARKALRALWKTRSDIGLVGNHINVVTSKWVAQDAGIGAGVDSYFEYLVKGAIMLQDEELMSMFSEYDKAIRNYTKFDDWYLWVQMHRGTVSMPIFQSLEAFWPGLQSLIGDIDNAMKTFHNYYTVWRQFGGLPEFYSIPQGYTVDKREGYPLRPELIESAMYLYRATGDPTLLELGRDAVESIEKISRVSCGFATVKDVRDHKLDNRMESFFLAETVKYLYLLFDPDNFLHNTGSEFDIVSGPWGECVLGAGGYVFNTEAHPLDPAALHCCSRALAEQQELQELLLGLTQPPGPAGAARGEPEGGEPKGQAFSESIALKHGERRKAPILTCPMQPFTSKLSILGQVFTDTT
- the edem2 gene encoding ER degradation-enhancing alpha-mannosidase-like protein 2 isoform X1 — encoded protein: MLHLDSDLSRPFSISRFSMLKYLCTVIFCVINVLPIINHARGKDITEQDMAHYRERIKSMFYHAYNSYLDNAFPYDELRPLTCDGQDTWGSFSLTLIDALDTLLILGNNTEFQRVAALLQDTVDFDIDVNASVFETNIRVVGGLLSAHLLSKRAGVEVEPGWPCSGPLLRMAEEAARKLLPAFQTPTGLPYGTVNLLLGVNPTETPVTCTAGAGTFILEFAALSRLTGDPVFEEVARKALRALWKTRSDIGLVGNHINVVTSKWVAQDAGIGAGVDSYFEYLVKGAIMLQDEELMSMFSEYDKAIRNYTKFDDWYLWVQMHRGTVSMPIFQSLEAFWPGLQSLIGDIDNAMKTFHNYYTVWRQFGGLPEFYSIPQGYTVDKREGYPLRPELIESAMYLYRATGDPTLLELGRDAVESIEKISRVSCGFATVKDVRDHKLDNRMESFFLAETVKYLYLLFDPDNFLHNTGSEFDIVSGPWGECVLGAGGYVFNTEAHPLDPAALHCCSRALAEQQELQELLLGLTQPPGPAGAARGEPEGGEPKGQAFSESIALKHGERRKAPILTCPMQPFTSKLSILGQVFTDTT
- the edem2 gene encoding ER degradation-enhancing alpha-mannosidase-like protein 2 isoform X2, translated to MTSALDSRLIWERIKSMFYHAYNSYLDNAFPYDELRPLTCDGQDTWGSFSLTLIDALDTLLILGNNTEFQRVAALLQDTVDFDIDVNASVFETNIRVVGGLLSAHLLSKRAGVEVEPGWPCSGPLLRMAEEAARKLLPAFQTPTGLPYGTVNLLLGVNPTETPVTCTAGAGTFILEFAALSRLTGDPVFEEVARKALRALWKTRSDIGLVGNHINVVTSKWVAQDAGIGAGVDSYFEYLVKGAIMLQDEELMSMFSEYDKAIRNYTKFDDWYLWVQMHRGTVSMPIFQSLEAFWPGLQSLIGDIDNAMKTFHNYYTVWRQFGGLPEFYSIPQGYTVDKREGYPLRPELIESAMYLYRATGDPTLLELGRDAVESIEKISRVSCGFATVKDVRDHKLDNRMESFFLAETVKYLYLLFDPDNFLHNTGSEFDIVSGPWGECVLGAGGYVFNTEAHPLDPAALHCCSRALAEQQELQELLLGLTQPPGPAGAARGEPEGGEPKGQAFSESIALKHGERRKAPILTCPMQPFTSKLSILGQVFTDTT